GAAACGCTAGacgatatatatatataaagcCCTATCCAACAGAAAATTATAGAATAGGCAAATACCAACATGAACATTATAACTATAATAACTATAATAACTAGATAGTCTTTCCTAGAAGGTCAAACAAGTCACCAGCAATAATAGATCCGAATACCTGCAAATTCTGAAGAGCATTACTAAATAAGCTGGTAGCGGTAGAGCATCCTTTGGCGACAGGCTTGCCATTGAGTCTATCAAGCAACCAAGAATATGCGGCAGCAGATCCCTCAATGGATTCACTGATATGTTCTGAAACAAGACTCTTTTGGAAGTTAATGGAGACACCCTTAGAACACCACTGGTTATACAAGGTATTAGTAGCTACAATAGGGGCGacttcatcctcatctgaTTGATAGAAGTATAATGGCGTGATTGGAATCTGAGTAGGATCAACTCCCATAGTGTTCTCATTGATTACCTTTTGAGTTCTTGCATCATAAAAGAACTCATTTCCATTATTGAACCACGTCCAGAAATTTGTATCAACGTACTCGGCAAAATCACTCAGTAAACACTGTGATTTGGAATCATCGAATTTGGCCTTCTTATCTGGAAGGATGTATTGGTTTATGACATCCTGGAGTTCAGAATATTGGGCAACCATGCCGTTAATACCAGCAGGAATCAAACCAGCGAAAGGACCGCCATTAATTTGTAGCAACACAGAACTAACATTTGGTACTAATCCGCCTAAAGCGGTTCCCACAATTGTAAGCTCAGGTGCATAAGAAGGTTGAAGTTGTGCAGCCCTACAAAAATAGTCAGTAAACTTGTTCATTGAACAGAACATAAAAGgcggactgcctccggcggctggggctctgccccagaccccgtagctcctgcttcgcaggagattacTGAAGAGAAAACGACTTACCAGCCCTAGAAAATGTTAGTTAATATTTAATTCGAAGAGTTCAGgttccaaaaaaaaaaaaatacttACTGAAGCAAGACTACCACCAGAGTAACCCCAGGTAACAATTCTGGGATTGAGATTCAGTCCAGTGAAAGATTGTGTTTGTAGAGCTGCTCTGATTGAATCAAGTACCAAACGACCTGCCAATTGTCCAACTGTGAATGCACTGTTGGGTCCTTCATAATCAGGAATAACGACGTAAACACCTTGGTTAAGAACAGCTTCGATCAGAAGAAAGTCCACTTGAGAAACGATACCATCAAGTCTTGAACCAACCTGAAGAGAATAAGAGGGTGCACAGTTCAGATAAGAAGAATCCTCCTCAATCTGATAGGAAAGAAGCTTATTACTGTCAGCATTTGCTGGGACTTGAAGCTTGTTAGTCcactattttttttggaataAATTAATCGTGAATCGAATAGAGGGCTTCACATCAACTTACCAATAATAGTGCTGATGGCAGCAATAGGGTTACCCAGAGCATCTTCAGTTCTATACATAAATTGGTAGCTGGCCTTTGCCTTTTCAGGATCAATCAAAAATCCCAGACTACCAGGAATGGGTCTAGTTTTTAAGATTGCTCcaagaggctgctgctcaaatCCAGAAGGAGTGGTATAGAACGAATCCTCAGTAGGAAGAGGAGGGACGGTACTCGCAGCATATGCCTGACAGGCAAATAACAGTATCAAAACtgaattaataaaatacatTACTGGAAGCCTGAGTCAAATGGATTTGGTATTCCAAATGTCCTTCTGGCGGACTTCTCGCCCCCTTTTATAAAtgtgtttatttttttactaatatattatttacatACCGATAGCCATGTGCCTAAAGATGGATGGCCGGTCAGGTGCAGTTTGACCCCGCATTGATTGACATCTGTTTCACTACCGAGGATAAAAGATGCAAAGAACCGGATGATCTGTGCTTAGAACGGTATTTTAGGTTGACAGGATGcattgtttattattaacaaAGACTATTTTCTTCTATTAGCCAGGTGCATGGACTTTGACACAAGCTATATCACTAGAAGCATACAATGAAGTAGACAATGGAGTAAAACAGTTGTATCTAGTAATGTCTTAAAATGAGCATCTAGTATGTTCATAGTCATTGAAATTCTTTACCATTTGGTATGTAGTTGATACCTGATATTGCCAGTTAAAAGAATTGGACCTTGGGCATCAGTGGTGAGTCTGCGGTGTGGTTTAGCGGGCCAAAGGACATATGACGAGATACCCCCGCTCGAATTTTGCTTTTACCgcttgtttttctttctttttctagattttttgactttttgTCTGTTTTTAGTttaatttttctttttgactTCTGTCGCCCGTTAATTAAGGTTAAACGCCATTATCTTTTGCAGAAGAACCCTCATATTGCCCACAGGAAAAATCCTGACTATGACTATTGTGGCCAAGCTAGCCCCCTCGAGCCGCCCCGCATTTGGTGCCTTACGATCGGTTCCTGATGGTTACACTAATATCCGAATCCTAACGTCCTCGTTTAGAGTAGATCACTGATCCTCAACTACACTTCTGACATTCCGCGTATACTCTTTTGTACTGATCATTGATCTTTACCCCACTTCTTTAGTTTCTTCGGCACATCCTCAGGCCGCACCTACTTCTTTTCTCGCCCTCGTGCTTCGAACCTGGTACTTGAACCTGAAACTGCCATTGCTGTCCTTTGTTAAACTCGGTATAGCGGGTTCCCGCATACCATCTCATCACCGATGCTTGTCTACATCAACTCAAGAGCCGTCCCTGCGTCTAGCATGCTTGGATTTTCTCGAGCTACAACATCGTTACGAAACCCTTACATCTATCTTATCTATGCATATCACGCGCTTGGTCTCTGATCTCGACATTCTAACGCGTTTAAGTGAGCTGAACACGCGACTAAATCCACGACTTAGTTCTGGACACCGGCACTTTATACTAAAGTCGTAGCTGCCTGTTACTCTGTCCTCGTATGGGCTGACAAAATTTGTCTTGGTTCTGGTCAAATAATAGAGGACACGCTCAGAATGGCAGTATACATCTCtgagagaaagaagaggagattACTGGCATTGGCCGCTGAAAAGGAGAACGATGGTGACTTTTTGGCAGCAGATCTGAACCCACTAACGGGTCCGATAAAAGGAttatcttcaccatctcTTTCATCAACGCCGTTATCTCTCACTAGCTCTTCTCCACCACGACCTGGAGGTTTACAGCGTGAAGGTTTACAGTTGATGTCTCCACCTCCATCCTCGCCATTGCGTTCGTTGTCGAATAGTAAATTGAACGAAAAAGCTAATAGAAATGACGAGAAACAGACACCCGAGACAAGGAGTTCGAAGAATAGGACACGTTCAGACCCGTTTGCAGACTTAATCTCTTTAGAATGTGGGGAAGTTACTCAATCTAGTGGAACGAGTAGCGACAAAATCCATCATACTATTTCCAGCAGTACAAATGGGACCAGTCAAAAGAATACAATTCTGTCAATGTTTTCGGCCAAAAAGCAATCTACCAAAATTTCTATTCATACTGATGCGAATGAGAATGCCGTGTTGGAACCGATAAAACCAACTCCCCTGAAACCTGTCAAATCCCTCATTCAAGCACAGCTCTTGGTCGGTGTAGAGTCTCAAAAAACATGCCCTTTATGTGGCATGTCTTATTCACCAGTACTAAAAGAAGATGTCAAATCACACGACAAGCTTCATGGTCGTTATTTGAGAGGTAGACCTTGGCCAAAGTCGTATGGAAAACGTATTCCATATAATCATGACTTTATTACTACATCGCATTCTGAATATATCGTCAAAATAGACGCCAGCTCCAAACCTTCGGAAAAAGCAGCAGTTCAAGATATTCTCGATCTTGTCAATTCAGAACTGAATGCCCCGCCTGAAAATCCTTATTGGCGAACTCGATCTGAGCAAGGTGCTGCTTTTGTTTATGTGAAAGACAAGCGAGCCACGTCTCTGCTAATTGTAGAACGTATCACCCAGGCTTACGTCATGGATGCCGCTACTGGCCAGCTAACCGACAAAATTCAACCAGCAATCATTGGTGTCTCGCGTATATTCACAGTGAAAGAGTGCCGTTCTCTTAATATGGCCTCGAAGCTACTTGATTCCTGTCTATCGAACTTTATATACGCACTTTCAGTTCCTAAAAACCGTGTTGCCTGGAGCCAACCCACAGCATCTGGACTCAAGCTGGCTCAACGCTGGACTCAGTTTGACCCAACCTATAAAACTGCCCTCGTCTATCTTGAAGAGGGATCGTGATGtcatatttattgtatATTATTAGCATTTGCATTGAATCTCTAGCATATTATTAAATAGGAGAGACTGTGGGGAATCCATCATTCTGTCAATTTATATGATGACCCTCCTATTGACTGTATATACTATAGCTGTCTGTCTAGTCTATATGGTCTTTTCTAATAGATAAAGTAGATCTCCAGCAATTGATCCAAACACCAGCAGTTTCGGAAGCGCATTACTGAAGGCTGGTAGCAGTAGAGCATCCCTTGGAAACAGCTTTTCCGTTGAGTCTGTCTAACAACCAAGAGAATGCCGCTGCTCAACCCTGCTTTTTTGGGGGTAGCGGGTAAAGTGCAAGATAATCTGGATTTACTCACCAATAATAGTCATTACAGAAGCAAGAGGATTGCCAAAGACACCCTCAGTTCTATACATATGGTATGCTGCTTGTGCTCTTTCAGGAAGAATCAGAAATCCCAAACTGCCAGGAACAGGGCGAGTCTTCAAGATAGATCCTAATGCCTGTTGTTCATACCTCTGCCTGGTGCCGTATAGAATGGATCCGCAGTGGAAGGAGACAGAATAACTGTAGCAGCATATGCTCCACAAGTCAGCAGGAATACTTGAATCCAAAGTACGAATTTCATCATTGGAAgctaaatattttattttatcttaTTTGTTAATTCATACTAACATAGCAACGTCTCCATTTTCATATTACATCATACATTCGTTGCATAGTATTTCAAGCGAATTCACTTCGATTCACACCATGTTTACCATGCTAAGTAAGTACATCACAAACGCCTCCGATCGTCAATATTTCCCCTTCTTCTGCACAACAAACAATGACAAATTACATATCTCTTTTGGATATTTATACAAGGTTTTCCGcaaagtgaaaaatacaCGATCCACTACAGATGGGAGTTTTGAAAAAGCAAGTTACTTCATGATCTGTCGGGTATTGATTATCCTGCACATCCACGCCTCCCATGATCGACCAGTATCGCTAGTTTATCGAAAACTTTAAATGGACATGCATGGGGAAGCCGATTAATGCTTATCCTCGGGTAGTTAGTTATTCGAGATATGTCATTGTGATATATTTATGGCTTTGCTACATTGACCATGGTCTTAGGAAAGATAACTTCCATAGCCGGATAATTTGTCTTCCAGTTACGAGCTATGGAGATTaagaagttgaaaaaaaaatgttcCAGCTATGAGACAGAGTTCGACGATTAAGAAAGTAAATAGGAGTGATTAAGAGTGGGGTAAAATTATAGTATATCTAAACTTCGCGAAAGGCCTGAAGAGCTGTATTGAGCTTGGTCTGCATTTCGTCCCATTCAGCTTCAGGGTCACTGAGAATGGTGATagctccaccagcaccaattcGCCAAGTATGCAAGTCTGCTTTGTACATGTATGTTGAGCGAATAATAACGCTCCAATCGCCTTCGTCTTGGACCGACCAGTAGCCTGATACTCCAGAATAAATACCTCGTGGTACTTGGTCCTCCAAATGATGTAGAATCTCAACAGAGCGTAATTTGGGAGCACCTGTCATAGATCCTGGTGGAAGTGAGTGGCTTAGGACATCAATACCCAAATACTCATTGGGCAGATCACCCTGAATAACTGATACCAGCTGATAAACAGATTTGTACTCCTCGACAGACATCAGTTTATCAGCACGAACATTGTGAAGAATTTGGTTGAGATCGTGTCTAATGAGATCTACGATCATGAGATTCTCACCGAGTTCTTTTGGTGTATTCAAGATGGCTTCAGCTTTAGCACGAGTCATGTCAGGCGATTTTTTCACAGTTCCTTTGATAGGACGGAACTCACACATACCCTGTCTGTTCCAAGACATAAACCGCTCAGGTGACGAACCTACTAAAATAGAATCAGGGAGATCGAGAAAACACGAATATGGAGCAGGATTACGTTTAAGCAAAATCTTGTATAGGTTCCAGGGATCAACCACTTCCTTATACTCGATTTTAGTTTGGGCTGTAAGACATAATTCGTAAGAGTCTCCACTTTTTAGATACTCTTGTGAGGCCCTGATTTTTGCAATGTACTTTTCTTTGTCTGGCATTGTAACAGTGGGATTAGCAGGAAGTTCTAGAGGGGTGATTGTGGATGTGAATGGGCCAGATTGTTTTTGGAGGTTATCAATTTTCTCTATTGTGGTTGTCAACCATTCATCGTCACCAGGGAGCAGAGACACTGTGTATAGTACATGAGTTTGATTATCAATAAGAATGGTTCGTTCAACATCGACAAGAgaaacatcagcagcattaGTCTGATTTTCTTGGGACACAGGGAGAGGTTTCTTTTCAGGAATCATATTGAGGGAGGAAGCCTCATAAGTGAAGTAGCCTACTAAACCACCAATGAAAGGTGCGTTTGGAGGAGTTGTGGCCTGTTTGTATATAGCGATTTTAGGTGACATGTAGTGAGCGAGGAAATTCCAAACTGAAGGATGCGAATTGGTATCACCACCGTCCTTATGGCTACCATATGTGGCTAGGTCTATAGGAGAACGTTCAGTCTCTTTCCACTTTGTAATGTATGCATATTGGGGGGATTGACTCGTGTAATGCGTAATCGTATTTGTCTTGCCAGGTTGTAAAACACCGATGATAGACCATCTTCCTGGCTCTGAGGCCGAATTAAGTAAGACAAAGTTGCCTGTTTCCAACAGCTCATCGCAGATAATATCTGCACCAATATATGTTGACGATGGCGAATCACTATTAACTAGAGGCCGTAGCTGTAGTTTTTTATAAGGAACTTGTACCGGGGACGTAGTTGATGAAAGATCTCCCGTTGTTAAAGGTTCCGGCTTAATGCTATAATGCGATTTCATAATATTGAATTTTGCTTCGTCTTGAGAGGCAACTCGTCCATGTTCTGACGACCATTTCTGTGCTTCCAGCCAGAAGTTCATCAAGACCTCTGCACCGTACTCGGAGCAGATGCTTTCGGGGTGATACTGAACTCCATAAAATGGCTTTGAGAGATGCTTACCTGCCATCAAGACTCTCTCGGCATGATCATCTTCGGTCGATATTAACCAAGCAAGAGGAGTTATTGATCCTGATGTATCACGGCCAGATCCAGCTCTCGTACCATTGCTAGTTGTATTGCCATTAACATGGCCATTTGTTGTACCGTTAGGAAGATTATCTTTATCTGAGATTCTGGCATGTAATGAGTGATAGCGAATGCTCGAAAACCCTTGAGGGAGACCCTTGAAGATGCTTTCTCCAGAATGCTGAATCTTTCCAGGCTGACCATGCTTTATAACCTTGAGTCTATGAATTGAACCACCAAAGCCAAGAACCATGCTTTGGAAACCCAAACAGACACCGAAAATAGGCAATACATGCTCATCGGTCAATTTCCATAGACTATCGAGGACACCAATATCATCCGGGTTATCAGGAGATCCAGGACCAGGACCAACAACGACAGCATCAAATAAAGGTAGAATGTCGTTTATAAGTTCGTCGGATCCAATAGCATCATTTCGTATAGTGATAACAGTGGCACCAGTAACCTTTTCAATCAAAGTGGATAAGTTAAAAGTAAACGAGTCGTACGAGTCTATCAGTAAAATACGAgccattttcaagaaacaAATTGCCAAGCCTCAATTAATCAACTGAGAGCATTCACTAGAGTTGGTTTCACAGTGCACGGCAACAATGGTTGAGAGGATCAGACTGTTAAAACGCACGCACTGCCAGATCGAAATTTTTGAGACGTGAGATGCCCACTTTTCTGTCCATCTCGATCAAGCCGTGCTGATCTATCGCTGGAACATGTGAAAAATGCAAACTGAAAGGCCGACCGTTGGGAGAAGTCATACTTGGAAAAATATGAACTTATTAAACCAGACTAAATCCAAATAAAATCTCCGTAAATGAATCCTATAAAAAGAACGGCTAATAAAGGGTTTCTCAACTTTTCAATTTGTCAGgtaatatttatatggaTTTAGCCAATCATAAAATACCAGTAATATAATTCTCGTATACTGAAAGACAAGATTAAGATAATTTTCACATTTCTCTAGCaacttttgttttgtgaATTTTCTCTTAGAAaaatttaataatttttgaCACATAGTcaataaattattattctaGGGGCAAAGAAAGTATCTCTAAATAACCAGCGATCACTTTCGTATCTTCAATCTCTTGCACCCTGCATATTTCACTCTGAAAAATACGCACGGCTGACGACATGAAATTTTAGTAGCTTCAGAGCTTCACGAGCATTGAATTCAGATAAGTAGACCAATTAATTGCCTTAACACACAACAGCCAAAATGAAACCCACTCAAATCAACTTCCTGCTACGCCCATGGCAGACATACCGTAATGGAGAGATCTTTTACGGTATGCTCAAAACTGGTAATAAGAGATGGTCACTGACTACCAAGCAAGGTAATAAAACATTCTACAAAGGTACTGGTTCGTCAGGTGTGGGTAGATGGACCACAAGAGGAAGATATATTGTCAACTGGGAAAAAGTACGAACCTACGTTGTTCCTAGCGGTATTGATACTACTCAACTGAAGCCATTGGTATGTGCCACAGCACCCAAGGTCAAGCATACATTCAGAGGCTATCAAGGTCCCATGGATGGAAAGCTATATGTACAAAAGGTGAAAGATTTCATCAAATACGGTGTTGAAGAGAGTCCTGAAAGTGCTAGAAACGAGAACTTTATTGAGAGAGGTTAATCTGGGAAATATGTCGACCGCAACCCAAGCTACAAAGTTTAATGGCCCAGGTTGTGCCAGCACAATGGTATGCATTTGAGAACCTCTGGAACTGAAGTATCAAGGGTCATTTGTATATCAAAGGCAATCTAAAAACTAGGCCCTGATGGAGGGTTTAGAATGTATATATTCTGTTTTGTTCAttaatttgatttgttATGCATTgttaaatattaatatactATGAGTAGTACCTATAAAGTCAGTTAGAATCAGGTAACAGAGGACACTTTCAATATATTGAGAGCCTGATAGCCATATTCTTTGGTATTCACGAAATTGCTTTAAATCGAGCCCCATAAGATTGGTGAATGGTAAAACGGCAATTGAGTACTCTACAACTGATACTTACAACTCCAAGTTTGATCCGTTGTGAATTTCGTAGTCAGCCAGGGTGATATGGTCCTTGAAGGTGGTATAACCTTTTTTCAGTACAATCTTCTCAGGAGAAGTACCAATTTGAGCAGCCAACAATCTTTTAAAGTCGCCGACCAGGTCGTCAGGCAGGCACTTGACTCTGACTTTCTTTCCTACTCTGAAACCGTTAGTTAAACACCAACGAGAATCCCCAGTCGTTCCGCGAAGCGGAacacaacggggtctggggcagcgccccagccgccggaggcaatccCCACAACCCACCTATCGTTACAAATGACTTCAATCATGGCACCGTCACCAGTTCAGAGCTCGAGTTCTCCAACATCGCTGATTATCTACCCACAGATGTTAGGGTTAGGATTCAGATTTCACACTCTAGGGAACTCCTGTTCAGTAGGCCCCAGAAAAATCCCAATAATTTTTGGAAGCTCTTAAACAAAAAAGGTCAAAAAAGGTACTGGTACTTTAGCGAGAAGATGGCATCGTGTGCCTTTGAAGAAGGAATCAAAACCAGGTCTGGTCCTCTGACTGGTTTCTAGAGTTTGAGACTCACAGTGTTTGAGGTGACAGCCGTAACAAAATGAAGATAACACGACCGTAATAAAAGTACCACTGTATCCAGAAGTGGTACTACCAGTGGACGACAAGCAAAGGAAGGGTCAGGCAGGGTCCAGCGATAAGAACCCTGACAATCTCTAGCGCGTGGGCGGCTACAAAGTTTCACACGGCCCGATGCAGTCAAATGCCACGTATAAATGCACTTCACACATCGCGATCTCACTTCCCACTCTGTTTGATCTGGTCTCCCTACAGTCTTGCTTTCAATTTCCCGCATCGCTACCTCTATTTGTACAGTTCAAAAATGGCACCTCAGACTCCTTTGCAAAGAAAAGCCAACCTCAAGTTCGCCAAGAACCAGCAGAGCAAGATGGGCAAGCCCCCAGCTCCCAAGCCCAAGGAACAGTCTCCTCTCTCCACCACCTGGTTAGGTAAGTACCACTAGCAACGGTTATTTTGAGTCTTTCACATGGTCACAAGGCTCAAACAACTTCTTCATGAAGTGATACAAGCTCCACTGGACCACGGATCGCACATTCGACCAAGAACTAACTTGCCCGTTTAGTCGTGCTCGGCTTCCTAGTGTTTGGCGGCGGCATTCTAGAGCTGCTCAACCTGATTGGCTTTTTCTAAGCACCACACACGGCTGTGTGGTCTGCCTGGctatctatttattatttgtacTCGAGTATAATACTAAACAAAAGGGTTGTATATTCAAGCGCGTTGCACTGCTTCACTCACTTTTCACTTCCTCGACTGACACGTTCGTTCCACCTCCGCTTCCATGCATGCACTCACGCTAATCTTGATAGCCGATCCCATTGTGCAGAGAATGGACCCTGCACGGCTGACGGGGtgacctgcctccggcggctggggctctgccccagaccccgttgctgctctcgctgcgctcgagtcgttttgtCTACGGTCCAGCAGTTTTCTGCGAaacaggagccacgggATCTGGGAgagagccccagccgcccGAGGCAAGCCCACCCGTCCCGGTGGGCGCATGTTATGCGTATATAGGACTGCAGGGCTAGGGGCAGGGGTGCAGGTTCCTCCAATAGCGAGAGgctatttttcaaatatcaGCAAATTCATAGCTCGATACTGAGATAGCTGCAGAGCGCGAGACGAACAGACAGACCGACTTGGAAGTTGTCTTGAGCTTTGAACAATTGAAATAAGCAATGCTGTCGGCTACATTGAGACAGGGACGAGGCGGTAAGTGTATTCTTTCAGTCTGCTAGAACAGCAGGCTGTAGTTTGAGTGATGTGATTGTGGCTGG
The Sugiyamaella lignohabitans strain CBS 10342 chromosome A, complete sequence genome window above contains:
- the ABZ1 gene encoding 4-amino-4-deoxychorismate synthase (Para-aminobenzoate (PABA) synthase; has similarity to Escherichia coli PABA synthase components PabA and PabB; required for the synthesis of para-aminobenzoic acid, an important intermediate for folate and ubiquinone Q biosynthesis; protein abundance increases in response to DNA replication stress; GO_component: GO:0005737 - cytoplasm [Evidence IEA,IEA]; GO_component: GO:0005737 - cytoplasm [Evidence IDA] [PMID 14562095]; GO_function: GO:0046820 - 4-amino-4-deoxychorismate synthase activity [Evidence IEA]; GO_function: GO:0046820 - 4-amino-4-deoxychorismate synthase activity [Evidence IMP,ISS] [PMID 8346682]; GO_function: GO:0003824 - catalytic activity [Evidence IEA]; GO_function: GO:0016833 - oxo-acid-lyase activity [Evidence IEA]; GO_function: GO:0016740 - transferase activity [Evidence IEA]; GO_process: GO:0009058 - biosynthetic process [Evidence IEA]; GO_process: GO:0046656 - folic acid biosynthetic process [Evidence IEA]; GO_process: GO:0006541 - glutamine metabolic process [Evidence IEA]; GO_process: GO:0008152 - metabolic process [Evidence IEA,IEA]; GO_process: GO:0008153 - para-aminobenzoic acid biosynthetic process [Evidence IMP] [PMID 8346682]; GO_process: GO:0046654 - tetrahydrofolate biosynthetic process [Evidence IEA]), with the protein product MARILLIDSYDSFTFNLSTLIEKVTGATVITIRNDAIGSDELINDILPLFDAVVVGPGPGSPDNPDDIGVLDSLWKLTDEHVLPIFGVCLGFQSMVLGFGGSIHRLKVIKHGQPGKIQHSGESIFKGLPQGFSSIRYHSLHARISDKDNLPNGTTNGHVNGNTTSNGTRAGSGRDTSGSITPLAWLISTEDDHAERVLMAGKHLSKPFYGVQYHPESICSEYGAEVLMNFWLEAQKWSSEHGRVASQDEAKFNIMKSHYSIKPEPLTTGDLSSTTSPVQVPYKKLQLRPLVNSDSPSSTYIGADIICDELLETGNFVLLNSASEPGRWSIIGVLQPGKTNTITHYTSQSPQYAYITKWKETERSPIDLATYGSHKDGGDTNSHPSVWNFLAHYMSPKIAIYKQATTPPNAPFIGGLVGYFTYEASSLNMIPEKKPLPVSQENQTNAADVSLVDVERTILIDNQTHVLYTVSLLPGDDEWLTTTIEKIDNLQKQSGPFTSTITPLELPANPTVTMPDKEKYIAKIRASQEYLKSGDSYELCLTAQTKIEYKEVVDPWNLYKILLKRNPAPYSCFLDLPDSILVGSSPERFMSWNRQGMCEFRPIKGTVKKSPDMTRAKAEAILNTPKELGENLMIVDLIRHDLNQILHNVRADKLMSVEEYKSVYQLVSVIQGDLPNEYLGIDVLSHSLPPGSMTGAPKLRSVEILHHLEDQVPRGIYSGVSGYWSVQDEGDWSVIIRSTYMYKADLHTWRIGAGGAITILSDPEAEWDEMQTKLNTALQAFREV
- the MRPL27 gene encoding mitochondrial 54S ribosomal protein YmL27 (Mitochondrial ribosomal protein of the large subunit; homolog of human Bcl-2 interacting protein BMRP; GO_component: GO:0005762 - mitochondrial large ribosomal subunit [Evidence IPI] [PMID 12392552]; GO_component: GO:0005739 - mitochondrion [Evidence IEA,IEA]; GO_component: GO:0005739 - mitochondrion [Evidence IDA] [PMID 16823961]; GO_component: GO:0030529 - ribonucleoprotein complex [Evidence IEA]; GO_component: GO:0005840 - ribosome [Evidence IEA]; GO_function: GO:0003735 - structural constituent of ribosome [Evidence IPI] [PMID 12392552]; GO_process: GO:0032543 - mitochondrial translation [Evidence IC] [PMID 12392552]) yields the protein MKPTQINFLLRPWQTYRNGEIFYGMLKTGNKRWSLTTKQGNKTFYKGTGSSGVGRWTTRGRYIVNWEKVRTYVVPSGIDTTQLKPLVCATAPKVKHTFRGYQGPMDGKLYVQKVKDFIKYGVEESPESARNENFIERG